A stretch of DNA from Bacteroidales bacterium:
CAAATGGCATTGAATATATTGGTTGTGTTCAAAGAAGCATATCAACCAGCCTACAATCAATAAGCGAAATTTTTAATGACTTCTTTTTAATTTATAAACCGCGTAAAATATTAAGTGGCGTTTTCTATTTAGTAAGACAAAACGAGCGATCAATATATAGCGGTAGCCAACTCAATAGGGCATGGAATACAAAATTCATTTATCAGTTTGCTGGGATATTCGTTCTTAAATGAAATTGTACATAATAAAATTAGTTCACACACAAATTTGGCTTTGGATGAGATAAGAGAAAAAATTAAAAACAGCTTGCCTCAAGTCGAAAATACCGATAATCAAGATAATGGATTGGCGATAGCGTTTTGTATTATCAATAAAGCTTCAAAAAAACTTTACTATTCGGGAGCGAGAATACCCTTACAGTTAGTTCGTCATAAAGACGGCAAAACGGAGCCCGTTTCAGAGGTTTTTGAACCCGATTGCCAGCCCATTGGAGCTTATGTTGACGAGAAGCCATTTGTCGAGAAAGTTGTCCAGTTGCGCGAAAAAGATGCTCTTTATATTTTTGCTAATGATATTTTGCAACTTGAAGATAAAAATAGACAAGAGTTTGCCGAAAAGCAGTTAAAAGAAACTATTCTTGCTGAAAGCAACAAAAGCATGAAAGAGCAGGGTAAAAATATTGAAACTTTTATTTCAGAATTGCAAGGAAATAACGACGAAGCCGACGATATTTTAGCTCTCGGAGTTAGAATTTGAGACACTAATTGACGATTTGCTTTAATGCTCTTGCTGTAGGGAGCGGTCTTTCCTCTTTCAGTATCAATGTATCGTAGATAATTTTTATCCATATTAAAATACATGGAAATGCTTTTAATACATACGGTTTAACAAACTCCTCTCTCAAATATCTCGGGAA
This window harbors:
- a CDS encoding SpoIIE family protein phosphatase — encoded protein: MAVANSIGHGIQNSFISLLGYSFLNEIVHNKISSHTNLALDEIREKIKNSLPQVENTDNQDNGLAIAFCIINKASKKLYYSGARIPLQLVRHKDGKTEPVSEVFEPDCQPIGAYVDEKPFVEKVVQLREKDALYIFANDILQLEDKNRQEFAEKQLKETILAESNKSMKEQGKNIETFISELQGNNDEADDILALGVRI